A region from the Meiothermus sp. Pnk-1 genome encodes:
- a CDS encoding DUF86 domain-containing protein, which produces MPPRDWVHWLGDILEAIQDVCSYTQGLDFEAFTRDRRTLQAVVYCFIVIGEAERHIPDEVKAQHPEIPWEKMNGMRNFLVHEYPWISSRIIWDTATQNLPPLLEPLRRIFEAQG; this is translated from the coding sequence GTGCCGCCTAGGGACTGGGTGCACTGGTTAGGTGACATATTGGAGGCTATTCAGGACGTGTGCAGTTACACCCAGGGTCTGGATTTCGAGGCTTTTACTCGAGACCGGCGCACCCTCCAGGCGGTGGTGTACTGCTTTATCGTCATCGGCGAGGCCGAGCGGCATATCCCGGATGAAGTCAAGGCCCAGCACCCCGAAATCCCTTGGGAGAAGATGAACGGGATGCGAAATTTCCTAGTGCACGAGTACCCTTGGATCAGTTCTCGAATTATTTGGGATACAGCGACGCAAAACTTACCCCCCTTGCTCGAACCCTTGCGCCGGATTTTCGAGGCTCAGGGGTGA
- a CDS encoding nucleotidyltransferase family protein gives MLRDEALTILRAQFPELSRRFGVASLALFGSTARGEARADSDVDVIVEFEPEARVGLFELFELKQALEAGLGCAVDVVTPDGLRPWMREKVLREAIRAA, from the coding sequence ATGCTACGGGACGAGGCGCTGACCATCCTGAGGGCTCAATTTCCCGAACTATCCCGGCGCTTTGGGGTGGCGAGCCTGGCCCTGTTCGGTTCGACGGCGAGGGGGGAAGCACGCGCCGATAGCGACGTGGACGTGATTGTCGAGTTCGAGCCGGAGGCCAGGGTAGGGCTGTTCGAGCTATTCGAGCTGAAGCAGGCGCTGGAAGCAGGGCTGGGGTGTGCTGTGGACGTGGTTACACCGGATGGGCTACGGCCCTGGATGCGGGAAAAGGTGCTGAGGGAGGCTATTCGTGCCGCCTAG
- a CDS encoding nucleotidyltransferase domain-containing protein: MLAGAALPIEQAWLFGSRARGDALEDSDWDLLVVSGAFRGVPYLKRLQTLYRLPLRRAEYVALTPEELEARQNEIGIVGEALREGIRLL, translated from the coding sequence GTGCTGGCCGGAGCAGCCTTACCCATCGAGCAAGCTTGGCTCTTCGGCTCGAGGGCCCGGGGGGATGCTCTGGAGGATAGCGACTGGGACCTCCTGGTGGTCTCGGGCGCATTCCGGGGGGTTCCTTATCTGAAGCGGCTCCAAACGCTCTACCGCCTTCCCCTACGCCGGGCCGAGTACGTGGCCCTCACCCCAGAGGAACTAGAAGCCCGCCAGAACGAAATTGGCATCGTGGGCGAGGCGTTGCGGGAGGGGATCCGGCTCCTCTAG
- a CDS encoding HEPN domain-containing protein → MRVEAERLLLQAQEDLASARVLFQGARFYAAAFFGQQTAEKALKALYIERFLKLPRTHDLIELAEALGAETGLLEQARLLTPDYLLTRYPDAAGTVPARLYRQDEARDRLEAAKEILQWVESQLQRD, encoded by the coding sequence GTGCGTGTTGAGGCCGAGCGGCTGCTTCTGCAGGCCCAAGAGGACCTAGCCTCAGCCAGGGTGCTTTTTCAGGGAGCGAGGTTCTATGCAGCAGCCTTTTTCGGGCAGCAGACTGCAGAGAAAGCCCTGAAAGCCCTATATATTGAGCGCTTCCTGAAGTTGCCTCGCACGCATGACCTTATCGAGCTAGCCGAGGCTTTGGGTGCGGAAACTGGCCTGCTCGAGCAAGCCCGGTTACTTACTCCGGATTACCTGCTCACCCGCTACCCGGATGCCGCAGGAACGGTTCCTGCTCGTCTCTACCGGCAAGACGAAGCCAGGGATCGCCTTGAAGCCGCCAAGGAGATTTTGCAATGGGTAGAGTCCCAGCTACAGAGAGACTAG
- a CDS encoding prepilin-type N-terminal cleavage/methylation domain-containing protein produces the protein MRKNKTKGFTLIELLIVIAIIAILAAVLIPNLLNARKRSNDTAAIAYTRNVATEIEATRDSTTGAVTATSCPSTINKPAVVTGCSVAVLNNSTDFQVTVTFSNGSKSKAFYDSSNGQLVLSN, from the coding sequence ATGCGCAAGAACAAGACCAAAGGCTTCACCCTCATCGAGCTCCTGATCGTCATCGCCATCATCGCCATCCTGGCCGCGGTGCTGATCCCCAACCTGCTCAACGCCCGCAAACGTTCCAACGACACCGCCGCCATTGCCTACACCAGGAACGTCGCCACTGAAATTGAGGCCACTCGTGACTCCACCACGGGAGCCGTAACCGCCACCAGCTGCCCCTCGACGATCAACAAACCCGCTGTGGTAACGGGCTGCTCAGTTGCAGTGCTAAACAACAGCACCGATTTCCAGGTCACCGTCACCTTCTCTAACGGCTCCAAGAGCAAAGCTTTCTACGACAGCTCCAACGGTCAGCTGGTCCTCTCTAACTAA
- a CDS encoding Uma2 family endonuclease — MGEAAKLLARLSFEEYLVLEERAPRKHELVDGVMYAMAGASDRHNRIVVNLVMALGPAARQRGCALYASDMKLRVGRDTSYYPDLMVLCQPDAGEYYKERPCLVVEVLSASTEATDRREKLAHYRRIPSLEAYLLVDSRVRRAEGYYRQGEQWFYTEAVGAGEVRVPCLEVKLGLEEIYQGLDLPQEWQEEG; from the coding sequence ATGGGCGAAGCAGCCAAGCTGCTGGCACGGCTCAGCTTCGAGGAGTACCTGGTCCTAGAGGAGCGCGCCCCCCGCAAGCACGAGCTGGTGGACGGGGTGATGTACGCCATGGCCGGGGCCAGCGACCGGCACAACCGCATCGTGGTCAACCTGGTGATGGCCCTGGGGCCCGCCGCCCGGCAGAGGGGCTGCGCCCTCTACGCCAGCGATATGAAGCTGCGGGTGGGCCGCGACACCAGCTACTACCCCGACCTCATGGTGCTCTGCCAGCCGGATGCCGGAGAGTACTACAAGGAGCGGCCTTGCCTGGTCGTCGAGGTGCTCTCGGCCAGCACCGAGGCCACCGACCGGCGGGAGAAGCTGGCCCATTACCGCCGCATCCCCAGCCTGGAGGCGTACTTGCTGGTGGACTCGAGGGTGCGCCGGGCGGAGGGGTACTACCGCCAGGGCGAGCAGTGGTTCTACACCGAGGCGGTGGGGGCGGGGGAGGTCCGCGTGCCCTGCTTGGAGGTGAAATTGGGCCTGGAGGAAATCTACCAGGGCTTGGATTTGCCGCAAGAGTGGCAGGAGGAGGGGTGA
- a CDS encoding Uma2 family endonuclease, which produces MGEAAKVLTRLGFEEYLAAEEKAKVKHELVDGVMYAMAGASDIHNRISGNIFARIWGGTRGSPCRVYMSDMKLKIDNWRSYYPDVMVVCADDPHPYYKESPCLIVEVLSETTEVVDRREKLEHYRRIPSLEAYLLVDSRVRRAEGYYRQGEQWLYTEVVGAGEVRVPCPSLRLSLEEIYEGIELPDRLPEDPDA; this is translated from the coding sequence GTGGGCGAAGCGGCCAAGGTGCTGACCCGGCTCGGCTTCGAGGAGTACCTGGCGGCCGAGGAAAAAGCCAAGGTCAAGCACGAGCTGGTGGACGGGGTGATGTATGCGATGGCGGGGGCCAGCGACATTCATAACCGCATCTCGGGCAATATCTTTGCCCGGATTTGGGGAGGGACGCGGGGAAGCCCTTGTCGGGTCTACATGAGCGACATGAAGCTCAAGATCGACAACTGGCGCAGCTACTACCCGGACGTGATGGTGGTGTGCGCCGACGACCCCCACCCCTACTACAAGGAGTCTCCCTGCCTGATCGTGGAGGTGCTCTCGGAGACTACCGAGGTGGTGGACCGGCGGGAGAAGCTCGAGCACTACCGCCGCATCCCCAGCCTGGAGGCGTACTTGCTGGTGGACTCGAGGGTGCGCCGGGCAGAGGGGTACTACCGCCAGGGGGAGCAGTGGCTCTACACCGAGGTGGTGGGGGCGGGGGAGGTCCGCGTGCCCTGCCCTTCGCTACGCCTCTCGCTGGAGGAGATCTACGAAGGCATAGAGCTGCCCGACCGGCTTCCCGAGGATCCCGATGCTTGA
- a CDS encoding bifunctional diguanylate cyclase/phosphodiesterase, with translation MDRTKYSTRISRGVWRNLNRPVHLPRLNLPQRFTLLGLAVTLLLAGGFGYWLSQRMAQEALQDSARETAALVAGWVGEVSAQDFLPGEPAYQAWRRRLEGVGRLGGVEVRVWSPQGALIYPDDPHPIQQDGVRRALAEGAVSARVTEGRLEVVVPVRVAARVVGAYQVYRPVAPLEERVSRLQAWAWGGSLGVFALVFMSLFPLLRGASREIQRMAYHDPLTGLPGRHLLREIAEATLARTHRTGMGVALVILDLDHFQEINDTWGAPAGDLLLKRVGERLQAELRPGDVLCRWGGDEFALLVSDVNLSGVAEVAKRILLSFGEPFELPGHRQRVYVQASLGVALYPEDGASLEELLRAANAALRRAKEDDLGVAFYRTDHDRHTQDRLALQAALHQAFQEDDLTLHYQSILDLKTGALDRAEALLRWYRVGELVLPGAFIPVAEESGLIQSLDRFVLRRATSEAARLGLQVSVNLSPKSLHAPEVVEWVRQALAESGLEPARLWLEITALGFGRSLTPEEEQIIVHLEALRAMGVRIALDDFGLGPASLARLKHFPVDLFKIAPDFVAGIGKDPHDEAILRSLIALGHGLGLRVLAEGVETTEQIGWLREAGCDLAQGYGVARPVPVEILRMAPLSGWL, from the coding sequence ATGGATAGAACCAAATACTCCACGCGCATTTCTCGGGGAGTTTGGCGCAACCTGAACCGCCCAGTGCACCTTCCCCGTCTGAATCTACCCCAGCGCTTCACCCTGCTGGGGCTCGCGGTGACGTTGTTGCTGGCGGGGGGGTTTGGTTATTGGCTCAGCCAGCGGATGGCCCAGGAGGCCCTACAGGATAGCGCCCGCGAGACCGCTGCGCTGGTGGCGGGTTGGGTGGGGGAGGTCTCGGCGCAGGATTTCCTGCCGGGTGAGCCGGCGTACCAAGCTTGGCGGAGGCGGCTGGAGGGGGTTGGCCGCTTGGGTGGGGTGGAGGTTCGGGTGTGGAGCCCCCAAGGGGCGCTGATCTACCCCGACGATCCCCATCCGATCCAGCAGGACGGGGTCAGGCGAGCCCTGGCGGAAGGGGCGGTTTCGGCCAGGGTTACGGAGGGGCGGCTCGAGGTGGTCGTCCCGGTTCGGGTGGCGGCTCGGGTGGTGGGGGCGTACCAGGTCTACCGGCCCGTGGCCCCCCTCGAGGAGCGCGTCTCGCGGCTGCAAGCCTGGGCCTGGGGGGGGTCGCTGGGGGTGTTCGCCCTGGTGTTCATGAGCCTTTTCCCGTTGCTGCGCGGGGCCAGCCGCGAGATCCAGCGCATGGCCTACCATGACCCCCTCACCGGCCTGCCAGGCCGCCACCTCCTGCGCGAGATCGCCGAGGCTACCCTGGCCCGCACCCACCGCACAGGGATGGGGGTGGCCTTGGTGATCCTCGATCTGGATCACTTCCAGGAGATCAACGACACGTGGGGGGCTCCTGCCGGAGACCTGTTGCTCAAGCGGGTAGGTGAACGCTTGCAAGCCGAGCTGCGGCCCGGGGATGTGCTCTGCCGCTGGGGCGGGGACGAGTTCGCCCTGCTGGTCAGCGACGTCAACCTGAGCGGGGTGGCCGAGGTCGCCAAGCGGATCCTGCTGAGCTTCGGGGAGCCGTTCGAGCTGCCCGGGCACCGGCAAAGGGTCTACGTGCAAGCCAGCTTGGGGGTGGCGCTGTACCCCGAGGACGGGGCCAGCCTCGAGGAGCTGCTACGGGCCGCCAACGCGGCGTTGCGCCGGGCCAAGGAGGACGATTTAGGCGTTGCGTTTTACCGTACCGATCACGATCGCCACACCCAAGACCGGCTGGCCCTCCAGGCGGCGCTGCACCAGGCTTTCCAGGAAGACGACCTGACGCTGCACTACCAATCCATCCTGGACCTGAAGACCGGCGCCTTGGACCGGGCTGAGGCGCTATTGCGCTGGTACCGGGTGGGCGAGCTGGTCCTGCCCGGCGCGTTCATCCCTGTAGCCGAGGAGAGCGGATTGATCCAGAGCCTCGACCGCTTTGTGCTGCGGCGGGCCACCTCGGAGGCAGCCCGGCTGGGATTACAGGTCTCGGTCAACCTCTCTCCCAAAAGCCTGCACGCGCCCGAGGTGGTGGAGTGGGTGCGGCAAGCCCTGGCAGAGAGCGGGCTCGAGCCCGCCCGGCTATGGCTGGAGATCACCGCGCTGGGCTTTGGAAGGAGCCTGACCCCCGAGGAGGAGCAGATCATCGTCCACCTCGAGGCCCTGCGCGCTATGGGGGTGCGGATCGCTCTGGACGACTTTGGCCTTGGCCCTGCTTCGTTGGCTCGCCTAAAACACTTTCCGGTCGATCTGTTCAAAATTGCCCCGGACTTTGTCGCCGGGATCGGCAAAGACCCCCACGATGAGGCGATCCTTCGCTCGCTGATCGCGCTGGGGCATGGCCTGGGCCTCAGGGTGTTGGCCGAGGGGGTAGAGACCACCGAGCAGATCGGCTGGCTGCGCGAGGCGGGCTGCGACCTGGCCCAGGGGTACGGGGTGGCGCGCCCGGTGCCGGTGGAGATCTTGCGGATGGCCCCGCTGTCGGGTTGGCTATGA
- a CDS encoding YbaK/EbsC family protein, translating into MKKLSPSAQKVQDLLRQRGFGHLEVLEHDRSTHTAQEAAEAVGAAVGQIVKSLIFKGVHSGKPYLLLVSGPNRVHEAKVAEAVGEPLERADPDFVREVTGFAIGGVPPLGHATRLEALIDPDLLQYEQLWAAAGTPKAVFCLTPDELLRLTGGRPVPMK; encoded by the coding sequence GTGAAGAAACTGAGCCCATCGGCGCAAAAAGTCCAAGACCTTTTACGCCAGCGCGGCTTCGGCCACCTCGAGGTCCTCGAGCACGACCGCTCCACCCACACTGCCCAGGAGGCCGCCGAGGCGGTTGGGGCCGCGGTAGGCCAGATCGTCAAATCCCTGATCTTCAAGGGGGTACACTCCGGCAAACCCTATCTGCTGCTGGTGAGCGGGCCTAACCGGGTACACGAGGCCAAGGTAGCGGAGGCCGTCGGGGAGCCCCTCGAGCGGGCCGACCCCGACTTTGTGCGGGAGGTGACCGGCTTTGCCATCGGGGGGGTTCCCCCGCTGGGGCACGCCACGCGGCTCGAGGCCCTCATCGACCCCGACCTGCTACAGTACGAACAGCTATGGGCCGCCGCCGGGACGCCCAAGGCGGTGTTTTGCCTCACCCCGGACGAGCTGCTGCGGCTCACCGGAGGCCGCCCCGTGCCGATGAAGTGA
- a CDS encoding class II aldolase/adducin family protein: protein MKHESPVFTLVGEATPGLRGLMRELRAVLEAKGYRYEENPETPRLVLNQITAENPRPYRRKAQGTLVISFLETPQMPPDPIASLYPYLVRALSNQMVLYVPGEGAHFLTLELGHYMEPDGPGFAERVYERIRPIASSTLVVNNRFDPDLEPELWQGDELTRALSRAGAKLAEWDLLPAPFPIEEILSPEDLRHVKRLYGIGGLSYGNLSVRKDAKRFWMSASGVDKSNMREVGRDFLMVKDYDAQENLMVLSVPPSIEPRRVSVDAIEHWMIYREHPAVGAIIHVHAWMEEAPATQFNYPCGSYQLAEAVAEKVREAKDPSRAIVGLKNHGLTITGRSIDDILKRIEGRLLKTVPMT from the coding sequence ATGAAACATGAATCCCCGGTATTCACCCTGGTGGGTGAGGCTACCCCTGGCCTTAGGGGCTTGATGCGGGAGCTCAGAGCGGTCTTGGAGGCCAAGGGGTACCGCTACGAGGAAAACCCCGAGACTCCCCGGCTGGTGCTCAACCAGATCACCGCCGAGAACCCCCGGCCCTACCGACGTAAAGCCCAGGGCACCTTGGTGATCTCCTTCCTCGAGACCCCCCAGATGCCTCCCGACCCCATCGCCTCGCTCTACCCCTACTTGGTCAGGGCGCTCTCCAACCAGATGGTGCTGTATGTACCGGGCGAGGGGGCGCACTTTTTGACCCTCGAGCTGGGCCACTACATGGAACCTGACGGTCCGGGCTTCGCCGAGCGGGTCTACGAGCGCATCCGGCCCATCGCCAGCTCGACCTTGGTGGTCAATAACCGTTTCGATCCCGACCTCGAGCCCGAACTGTGGCAGGGGGACGAGCTCACCCGCGCCCTCTCCCGCGCCGGGGCCAAACTGGCCGAGTGGGACCTGCTCCCAGCGCCCTTCCCCATCGAGGAGATCCTCTCCCCCGAGGACCTTCGCCACGTCAAAAGGCTCTACGGGATCGGCGGGCTCTCCTACGGCAACCTCTCGGTGCGCAAGGACGCCAAGCGCTTTTGGATGTCGGCCAGCGGGGTGGACAAGAGCAACATGCGCGAGGTGGGCCGCGACTTCCTGATGGTCAAGGACTATGACGCCCAGGAGAACCTGATGGTCCTGTCGGTGCCGCCTTCGATAGAACCTCGCCGGGTTAGCGTGGATGCCATCGAGCACTGGATGATCTACCGCGAGCACCCCGCGGTGGGGGCCATCATCCACGTCCATGCTTGGATGGAGGAGGCTCCCGCCACCCAGTTCAACTACCCCTGTGGCTCGTACCAGCTGGCCGAGGCCGTGGCCGAGAAGGTGCGCGAGGCCAAAGACCCCAGCCGGGCCATCGTGGGCCTCAAAAACCACGGCCTGACCATCACCGGGCGGAGCATTGACGATATCCTAAAGCGCATCGAGGGCCGCTTGCTCAAGACCGTCCCGATGACCTAG
- a CDS encoding zinc-binding dehydrogenase codes for MKAILYQASIPRFVAARLLGKRFPVRALPLRCVSLPEPEPLHGYERLRVRMSGICGSDLALLYGKNSPALSPFFSFPAVLGHEILAELGGVRVAVNPVLGCLERGLPECPACARGEDHLCQNIAEGNLSSNLLGFCAELPGGWSQRILAHRERIHPIPEGVPDERAVLTEPLAVVVRGVKQGLAKDWPKDVLVIGAGTIGLLTVKALRVLGFAGPVHVVARHSRQVELAKALGASATHASTAEAQQAYGAKRYRGTLGATAWRGGFDAVIEASGSPGGLQEASWAVREGGRVVLLGAPGQAWHDFSPYWFREVRLFGSYCYSWDDFAEAVKMLPYAEGIEQLVAKKYPLEAWPEAIKAAVTHKGAKIVFAP; via the coding sequence ATGAAGGCTATCTTGTACCAAGCGTCCATTCCTCGCTTTGTGGCGGCGCGGCTGTTGGGCAAGCGCTTCCCGGTCCGGGCGCTCCCCCTCCGGTGCGTAAGCCTCCCCGAGCCCGAACCCCTGCACGGCTATGAGCGCCTCCGGGTGCGGATGAGCGGGATCTGCGGCTCGGACTTGGCGTTGCTCTACGGCAAGAACTCCCCCGCGCTCTCGCCTTTTTTCTCCTTCCCGGCGGTGCTGGGTCACGAGATCCTGGCCGAGCTGGGCGGGGTGCGGGTGGCGGTGAACCCGGTGCTCGGTTGCCTCGAGCGCGGCCTGCCGGAATGTCCGGCTTGTGCGCGCGGGGAAGACCACCTCTGCCAGAACATCGCCGAGGGCAATCTCTCCTCCAACCTGCTCGGCTTTTGCGCGGAGTTGCCGGGTGGCTGGAGCCAGCGCATCCTGGCCCACCGCGAGCGCATTCACCCCATCCCCGAAGGGGTCCCCGACGAGCGGGCGGTGCTCACCGAGCCCCTGGCGGTGGTGGTGCGCGGGGTCAAACAGGGGCTGGCCAAGGACTGGCCCAAGGACGTACTGGTGATCGGGGCAGGAACCATCGGGCTGCTCACGGTAAAGGCTTTGCGGGTGCTGGGTTTCGCGGGCCCGGTCCACGTGGTGGCCCGCCATAGCCGTCAGGTCGAACTGGCCAAGGCCCTGGGGGCCAGCGCCACCCACGCCTCCACCGCCGAGGCCCAACAGGCCTACGGGGCCAAGCGCTATCGGGGGACTTTGGGGGCCACCGCCTGGCGTGGCGGCTTCGACGCGGTAATCGAGGCTTCGGGCAGCCCTGGCGGGCTTCAGGAGGCCAGCTGGGCGGTGCGCGAGGGGGGGCGGGTGGTGCTGCTTGGCGCCCCCGGCCAGGCCTGGCACGACTTCTCGCCCTACTGGTTCCGCGAGGTGCGCCTCTTCGGCAGCTACTGCTATAGCTGGGACGACTTTGCCGAGGCGGTGAAGATGCTCCCTTACGCCGAGGGGATCGAGCAGTTGGTGGCGAAGAAATATCCGCTCGAGGCCTGGCCCGAGGCCATCAAGGCCGCAGTGACCCACAAGGGAGCGAAGATCGTGTTCGCGCCCTGA
- the cax gene encoding calcium/proton exchanger codes for MLNYILLVFVPIALLLELMHAPGVWIFVASALALLPLASLMGRATEELAARTGSTVGGLLNATFGNAAELIIAGVALAAGKLEVVKASITGSILSNLLLVLGLSILLGGLRFNTQRFNANSANIMATLLALSMVAFLLPAFFDLAERTYFRVDPTLPDLDFSHAAAIVLVLVYLANIWFSLRTHRDLVSGRDEAHPEDHPATWSVPVSIGVLASATAGVAVMAEFLVGSLEAATSVLGLSEFFVGIILIPLVGNAAEHFAAIGFAIKNKMDLAVQIAIGSALQIALLVAPLLILLGWIIGQPMNLVFQNPLELAALAASIIATNAVVRDGETNWLEGFLLLGVYVLLGFAFFFTPR; via the coding sequence ATGCTGAACTATATCCTCCTCGTCTTCGTACCGATCGCTTTGCTGCTCGAGCTAATGCACGCTCCGGGGGTATGGATCTTCGTCGCCTCGGCCCTGGCCCTCTTGCCGCTGGCGAGCCTGATGGGCCGGGCCACCGAGGAGCTCGCGGCCCGCACCGGGAGCACCGTGGGCGGGCTCTTAAATGCCACCTTTGGCAACGCCGCCGAGCTGATCATCGCCGGGGTGGCGTTGGCGGCGGGAAAGCTCGAGGTGGTGAAGGCCTCGATCACCGGTTCGATCCTCTCCAACTTGCTCCTGGTGTTGGGGCTTTCGATCCTCCTGGGGGGGTTGCGCTTCAACACCCAGCGCTTCAACGCCAACTCGGCCAACATCATGGCGACGCTCTTGGCGCTTTCGATGGTGGCCTTTCTGCTCCCGGCCTTCTTCGACCTGGCCGAGCGCACGTATTTTCGGGTAGACCCCACCCTGCCCGACCTCGATTTCAGCCATGCGGCGGCCATCGTGCTGGTTTTGGTGTACCTGGCCAACATCTGGTTCAGCCTGCGCACCCACCGCGACCTGGTGAGCGGGCGCGACGAAGCCCACCCCGAAGACCATCCGGCCACCTGGAGCGTTCCGGTCTCGATCGGAGTGCTGGCCTCGGCCACGGCAGGGGTGGCGGTGATGGCCGAGTTTTTGGTGGGCAGCCTCGAGGCCGCGACCTCGGTGCTGGGCCTGTCCGAGTTCTTCGTGGGGATCATCCTGATCCCCTTGGTCGGCAACGCCGCCGAGCACTTCGCGGCGATCGGCTTCGCCATCAAGAACAAGATGGACCTGGCGGTGCAGATCGCCATCGGCTCGGCCCTCCAGATCGCCCTGCTGGTCGCGCCGCTGCTCATCCTGTTGGGCTGGATCATCGGCCAGCCGATGAACCTGGTATTCCAAAATCCCCTCGAGCTGGCCGCCCTGGCCGCCAGCATCATCGCCACCAACGCGGTGGTACGCGACGGGGAGACCAACTGGCTGGAAGGCTTCTTGTTGCTGGGGGTTTACGTGCTGCTAGGCTTCGCGTTCTTCTTCACGCCGAGGTAG
- a CDS encoding CaiB/BaiF CoA-transferase family protein, translated as MSALAGLRVLDLSRVLAGPYCTQILADLGATVWKIEPLWGDETRSWGPPFIEPDGCAGWKPGPKGESAYYLSVNRNKKSLAINLKDPRGAELVRRLAERADVLVENYKVGDLARYGLDYATLAVLNPRLIYLSVTGYGQTGPRRGEPGYDVAVQGLIGIMSVTGEPEGPPMRVPVAWIDLMTGLNGAIAVLAALFERQTSGLGQHIDLALFDVGLAAMANLAQSYLLTQKLPERLGNGHPQIVPYGAFEAADGWFMLTIGNDEQYRRFCGAIGHLELWEDPRFQSNPSRVEHRAELVARLAEILREQPRDHWLNLLRQAGVPATPVNNLAEAFAEPQAQARRMQEEVEHPTLGRIPLLGSPLGHLSRTPAAIRRAPPLLGADTLEVLRDELGLGEPEVLELAQAGVLKLR; from the coding sequence ATGAGCGCACTCGCCGGCCTTCGTGTTCTCGACCTCTCGCGCGTGCTGGCTGGGCCGTACTGCACCCAGATACTCGCCGATCTGGGGGCTACGGTCTGGAAAATTGAACCCCTGTGGGGCGACGAAACCCGCAGCTGGGGGCCTCCCTTTATCGAACCCGACGGATGCGCCGGCTGGAAGCCGGGGCCGAAAGGGGAGAGTGCGTACTACCTCTCGGTGAACCGGAATAAGAAAAGCTTGGCCATCAACCTGAAGGACCCTCGAGGGGCCGAACTCGTGCGGCGGCTGGCGGAGAGGGCCGATGTGCTGGTGGAGAACTACAAGGTGGGTGACCTGGCCCGCTACGGCTTGGATTACGCGACCCTAGCTGTCCTCAACCCGCGGCTCATCTACCTCTCGGTGACCGGCTACGGGCAGACCGGGCCGCGGCGAGGTGAGCCCGGTTACGACGTGGCGGTGCAGGGGCTGATTGGCATCATGTCGGTGACGGGCGAGCCGGAGGGGCCGCCGATGCGGGTGCCGGTGGCCTGGATCGACCTGATGACCGGGCTGAACGGAGCCATCGCGGTACTGGCGGCGCTGTTCGAGCGGCAGACCAGCGGCCTAGGACAGCACATCGACCTGGCCCTTTTCGACGTGGGCCTGGCGGCGATGGCCAACCTGGCCCAGAGCTATTTGCTCACCCAGAAGCTCCCAGAGCGGCTGGGAAACGGCCACCCCCAGATCGTGCCCTACGGGGCGTTTGAGGCCGCCGACGGCTGGTTTATGCTCACCATCGGCAACGACGAGCAGTACCGCCGGTTTTGCGGGGCCATCGGCCACCTCGAGCTGTGGGAGGATCCCCGCTTCCAGAGCAACCCCAGCCGGGTCGAGCACCGCGCCGAACTCGTCGCTCGGCTCGCGGAAATCTTGCGCGAGCAGCCCCGAGACCACTGGCTGAACCTGTTGCGGCAGGCCGGGGTTCCCGCCACCCCGGTCAACAACCTGGCCGAAGCCTTCGCCGAGCCGCAGGCCCAGGCCCGGCGGATGCAGGAGGAGGTCGAGCACCCCACGCTCGGACGGATTCCCCTCCTGGGCAGCCCGCTGGGGCACCTCTCGCGCACCCCCGCCGCGATCCGCCGTGCCCCGCCGCTCTTGGGGGCCGATACGCTCGAGGTTTTGCGCGACGAACTGGGCTTGGGCGAGCCGGAGGTGCTCGAGCTGGCCCAGGCCGGGGTACTCAAGCTACGGTAA